A DNA window from Sphingomonas profundi contains the following coding sequences:
- a CDS encoding MucR family transcriptional regulator, which produces MTEQDADLITLTADIVGAHVAHNNVATGDIAGLIQSVHSALKGLGQAPEPVAEKQEPAVSIRSSVKPDHIVCLEDGKKLKMLKRYLRTNYDMSPDEYRRKWNLPSDYPMVAPNYAEKRRSLAHSIGLGRKAADVPEAEPEPVAEEPAEKPKRAPRKPKAEAAPAEPNDEAAKPKRTRKPKAEQPADSTEG; this is translated from the coding sequence ATGACTGAACAAGACGCCGATCTCATCACGCTCACCGCCGATATTGTCGGGGCGCATGTCGCGCACAACAACGTCGCCACCGGCGATATCGCCGGCCTCATCCAGAGCGTCCACTCGGCGTTGAAGGGGCTCGGCCAGGCGCCGGAGCCGGTCGCGGAGAAGCAGGAGCCGGCCGTCTCGATCCGGTCGAGCGTGAAGCCCGACCACATCGTCTGCCTGGAAGATGGCAAGAAGCTGAAGATGCTCAAGCGCTATCTGCGCACCAATTACGACATGTCGCCCGACGAATATCGTCGCAAGTGGAACCTGCCATCCGACTATCCGATGGTGGCGCCCAATTATGCCGAGAAGCGCCGGTCGCTGGCGCACAGCATCGGTCTGGGCCGCAAGGCCGCCGATGTGCCGGAGGCGGAGCCCGAGCCCGTAGCCGAGGAGCCAGCGGAGAAGCCGAAGCGCGCGCCGCGCAAGCCCAAGGCGGAAGCGGCGCCGGCCGAGCCGAACGACGAGGCGGCGAAGCCGAAGCGCACCCGCAAGCCGAAGGCGGAGCAGCCCGCCGACAGCACCGAGGGCTGA